Proteins found in one Thalassophryne amazonica chromosome 1, fThaAma1.1, whole genome shotgun sequence genomic segment:
- the arpc2 gene encoding actin-related protein 2/3 complex subunit 2, which translates to MILLEINNRIIEETLTLKFDSASNGTKPEAVDVTFADFDGVLYHISNPNGDKSKVMVSISLKFYKELQEHGADELLKKVYGNFLVSPEAGYNVSLLYNLDALPAQKDEVIHQAGMLKRNCFASVFEKYFKFQEEGKDGEKTAVVPYRDDETMYVEAKKDRVTVVFSTVFKDDDDVVIGKVFMQEFKEGRRASHTAPQVLFSHREPPLELKDTDAAVGDNIGYITFVLFPRHTNANARDNTINLIHTFRDYLHYHIKCSKAYIHTRMRAKTSDFLKVLNRARPDAEKKEMKTMSGKTFSR; encoded by the exons AACAAAGCCAGAGGCTGTCGATGTCACATTTGCAG ATTTTGATGGGGTGCTGTACCACATCTCCAACCCAAATGGAGACAAGAGCAAAGTGATGGTCAGCATTTCACTGAAGTTCTACAAGGAGCTGCAGGAGCACGGTGCTGATGAG CTTTTGAAGAAGGTCTATGGGAATTTCCTGGTTTCACCAGAAGCTG GCTATAATGTGTCCCTCCTCTACAACCTGGATGCACTTCCAGCCCAAAAAGATGAGGTCATCCACCAGGCGGGAATGCTCAAGAGAAATTGCTTTGCCTCTGTTTTTGAAAAATACTTCAAGTTTCAAGAAGAGGGCAAAGATGGCGAGAAGACGGCTGTGGTCCCTTACAGAGATGATGAAACCAT GTATGTGGAGGCCAAGAAAGACAGAGTAACGGTGGTGTTCAGTACTGTGTTCAAAGACGATGATGATGTTGTCATCGGCAAAGTCTTTATGCAG GAGTTCAAAGAAGGTCGGCGAGCCAGCCACACAGCGCCTCAAGTGTTGTTCAGCCACAGGGAGCCGCCCCTGGAGCTGAAGGACACAGACGCTGCCGTCGGTGACAACATTGGATACATCACCTTTG TCCTTTTTCCTCGTCACACCAATGCCAATGCCAGAGACAATACAATCAACCTCATCCACACCTTCAGGGACTACCTGCACTACCACATAAAGTGCTCCAAG GCCTACATTCACACACGTATGAGGGCCAAGACATCAGATTTCCTTAAGGTGCTGAACCGTGCTCGGCCTGACGCTGAGAAGAAGGAGATGAAGACAATGTC TGGGAAGACATTTTCCCGCTGA